Genomic window (Bacteroidota bacterium):
CCTGTATAGCACTGAGGTTATCTAAAGGATACAATCGCACCCGCAGCATCCTTGGCTTAATATTATCTTCCAGTTTATAGCCAAATAACAGGGGATTTATCAACCATTTTGATTCAGTTTCTCTAATCTCGAAATGAAGATGTGGAGCTAAAGAATGACCTGAATTACCCGAAAAAGCAATAGTATCTCCTTGTTTAAACCTGAATTCTTTGGATGGTGGATACAAATTCAGTTCGAAACTCTCCTCTTTATATTGCATCTTTTTCACAAAAACAGCCAGATCAGGATTAAAGGCTGAGAGATGCGCATAACCAGAGGTGTAACCATTATCATGCTCCAGAAATAGCATTCGCCCATAACCTGATGCTGAGATGCTTATTCTCGAAACAAGTCCATCAGCAATGGCAATAACGGGAACGCCTTCCTGTCCTCCAGTTCGAATATCTAATCCTGCATGAAAATGACTTCGTCTTAATTCAGAAAAGTTACCTGAAAGAGAAATCGGAATTGGCACAGGCGAAATAAAATCATTTTGAGGATATGTATGTTGACCAACAGAAAGTATGGGAATTAAGCTGATGCAGATAAGGGAAAGGAAAAATTTGATTTTCATTACTTGACTTTGAGCTCTAAATTCAAATTGTTATCTAAATACCCTCTTAAAATATCGCCTGATGCAATTGGACCTACACCTGCGGGTGTCCCCGTGTAAATTAGGTCTCCAGTTTCCAAGGTGAAAAATCTGGATATAAACGAAATAATGAAATCGAAATTAAAAATCATTTCTGTTGATTTTCCTTTCTGAACCAGGTCTTCATTTTTAATTAAATGAAATTGTATTTGCTCAGGATTACTTAATTGCTTCAGTGAAACGAATTTCCCAATTGCTGCAGCATTATCAAAGGCCTTTGAAAGCTCCCAACTCAGTTTTTTATCTTTCAATTTATCCTGAATATCTCGGGCTGTAAAATCAAGACCAAGAGCAATTTCTGAATAATAGTTTAAAGCATCCTCCAATAAAATATTTTTTCCTTTTTTATCAATCTTAAGAACCAATTCTAATTCATGATGAATATTGGATGAAAATGAAGGCATTTCAAATACTTGCTCTCCTTTTATCAAAGCAGAATCTGGTTTCAAAAAGATTGCAGGCTCTTCAAGTACAACATTTTTTAACTCTTCTATGTGCTTGACATAATTTCTTCCGACACAAATAATCTTCATCTGAAATATATTATTAATTATTTAATATGGCTAAATATAAAGTGACTCAAACCGCTATAAATACTGCTTACTCATATTTTTTTATTTCTTCTTTAACAAAATTCGCCAATTCTTTTAAGTGCGATTTTGAAAAGCTGAAATTAATGCCAGCAGTCTTATAAATTTCAGGAATCGATTTCGTATAACCTAATTTCAAGGCTTCCATATACGAATTTAAACCTTGTTCCTTATTTTGTTTGTAGTTTTTCCAAACAGCAATAGCTCCCAATTGAGCAATAGCATATTCTATATAATAGAAAGGAATTTCAAACAAGTGCAATTGCTTTTGCCAGGACTTCTTCAAATACTCCTCATATCCATCATAATTGACTATTCCTGTCCCAAATTCTTTCAATATGGACATCCATTCCTCATCACGTTCAGTTATGGAATGAGTAGGATGTGTATAAACCCAATGTTGGAATTTATCAATTATTGCAACCCAAGGCAAAACCATTAATATATCTTCCAGATGCTTGTGAACAGCCTGTTTGAATTCTTTTTCATCCTTGTAAAACACTTTCCACTGATCCATAGAAATCAATTCCATGGACATAGATGCTAGTTCAGCTACTTCAGATGGTGTATGTTTGAAATATGTTAATTCTAAATCTCTGCTTACAAATGAATGAATAGCATGCCCCCCCTCGTGCATCATGGTTACCAAATCTCGCTGGCGTCCTGTTGCATTCATGAAAATAAACGGAATTCCAGTTTCTGCCAAAGGATAATTATAACCTCCGGGAGCCTTGCCTTTTCTTGAATCTAAATCAAGAAAGCCATTGCTTTTCATAATGCCAATATATTCGCCCAGATTGAAACCCAAATTATTAAAACCTGTGATGGTTTTATCAACCAATTCATCAACTTGTTCAAATGCAGTAATTCTTAATTCCCCCGGAATAGGAGCATCATTATCATAAGGCCTCAGTTCCTTCACGTCCATGAGATTCAGTCTTCTTTCCTGAATCAATTTTATTAAAGGAACAATTTCATCCCGAATTGAATTATGAAACTCTAAATTGTCTTCAATGCTGTAATCAAAACGATCAAGATCAATGAATTTATAATCTCTGAAATTTGAAAAAGAAGCATTTTCCGCAACTTCTTGACGAAGTTTAACAAGTGTGCTATACAATTCATCTATTTCAGCAGCATCTTTCAATCTGGCATCAACTACTTTATCAAAAACCTGTTTCCTAATCTCTCTGTCAGGGTTTTCAAGGAATGCAGCAGCCTGCTGCAATGTTAGTTCAGCACCTTCATGCTCAATCATCATTTTGGATGTAATACGGGCATATTTTTGTCCTTCATTGGCAATAGTTGTGTATAAAGGAATATTTTTTTCTCTAAAAAGTTCAATGCTGTTCTTTATCGACCGATAAAGTATTTGATAGGCTTCAGAGGGAGCTGATTCTACGTTATAAAAATCAATAAACTTTCTATTGAGTTGATCTGATATGGGAGCAAGATGTGGTTGGATTTCGTTTATAAAATAATCATATCTTTTTTTTATATCCTCATCCAATGTATTGCAAGTAAATTTAATATAGCGCCAGGCTATATCTTCACTTACAAAAGCATCTATTTCGCTCCTATCTGCAAGCCATGTGTGCTGATCTTCAGCAGAATTGATTTGCCGTTGTTGCAGTTCTTCATAGAAAGATTTTATGTCTTCCCAGTTTTCAAGTGATATAGTTAAAGGTAAAAAAGAGCGCTTTTTTGAGTTTAGCTTTATTCCCATGTCTTTATACAAAAAACCCCTCATCAGAGGGGTGAATAAAATTATATTTTTTATTATTCCTTAATCACATTTCGTTTTCTGAACCAAAAGGTCAGAATTGTTCCAATTAACAACAAAATTCCAATTCCAATGATTAAAACGTGCCATGTGTCGTTTCTGTTTGACCAAGCTGATAATATTCCAAGATACGCAAACCATAAAACTAATGCAATCCATTGAGGAATGGATTTAATCATTCGCATTATTTTATTAACACGCAAATCATGGTTTATTCGATTTAATGCATCCTGTAAATCCTTACCATAGGCTGGTATTGTTTCCTGACTACCATCCTCGTTTTCCATGGTTATTTCAAATTTCATCCAACCAGGAAATGATTCTGAATCTTTTCTATGTGTAGCGGTTATTACTCTTCTTCTTTTCTTATGTTCCATTAATCTATTTTATTCAATAACAATTTACTTAGCTGCTTTTCTGACCACTGGTTTTTTGACAGAAGGTGCTTTTGGTGTTGCCTTCTTCACCGAAGTAGCTTTCTTTGCACCTGTTTTTTTCGTAGGCTCTTTTTTAGCTTCCGCACTAGCATCTTTGCCCTCTTCTATATTTTCTTCCTCTTCTTTTTTCAGATTCTCAATCACGTCAGGATAAAATTCACATATGATATGATACCAACGTAACATTTTCTTCATATCTGAAATATAGACCTTTTCTTGATCGTGATTTGGAACATGTTCACGGAAAAAAGAATAAATTGCTTCAGGTTCAGATTTCTGATTTAATTCCAATTTCAATCCACCTTTTTCAAAAAATTTCAGATAAACATCCAATAGAAAAATATCAGAATTATCAGTTGAAAAGATAGTGATGTCGTTTAGCACCAATACATGTAAGTTAGGTTGAACTTTAAATTTGGTTCTTTTTTCGTTCAGCGTTTCAACAATTATCCCTTTGGGAGATTTATTAATGACTCTAAAAAGTTCACTTTTTCCTTTGATTGCAATAAAATCCTTTAAATCCATAGTTTATTTTAGCTATTTGTAAGCTACAAATATAATGGATATAAGTGTTTTTGAAAGCCCTTGTTTTCAAAGCAGTTTAAATATCCAGAAGTTGTATTTTTGCAACACAAAATAATATCATGTTAAGCAGAAGAATTATACGCCTGATTCCAATATTACTATTTACCTCGATCATACTGGTTACACTTATTAATGTTTTTATTTCCCATTCTAGTGAAGAACTTTCAGAAGAAATGGAAAGCCCATCTTTCCCTCAATTAGCATTTGAGCAGGAGTTCGATAAAATTAAAAACCCAATTACAGGAGAAGTACCTGGAGATGCAATTTACAAAGCTTACCAGTCCTTAAATTATCAAGGAAAAATATCAAAATCATATATTCAAGCAAAGAATTTATATGTAAAAGGTTGGAAACCATTTAATGACTATTTATCGAATCTATGCATTACAAAGATGACCTATGATCCAAGAAATACGAAGGTTTTTTATTTCTGTACAGGAGAAGGCTGGTTCAATGCTGATGCTGGTCGAGGAGCTGGCGTCTGGAAATCGACTGATGGTGGCGATTCATGGATTCAATTGCCATCCACCACTACAAATGCATTTCATTATTGTCAGGATATTGTTGTACACCCCTTTACAAGCCATGTTTATGTCAGTACACGAAATGGTGGATTACAACGATCTGTTGATGGAGGAAATAGCTGGCAACAAGTTTTGGGAAGCTCTTCTGGAAGTAAAAGCAATCGAGCTGCAGATATTGAATTGACTAAAGAAGGTGGCGTTTTTGTTAGCATGGGCATTTTCGAAAAAGATGGAATTTATTATTCAGAAACAGGCGATAGTGGATCTTTTGAGTCAAGAATGGTAGGTTTCCCAACCGCTGTATATAGAATTGAATTGGCAACAGCACCATCAAATGATGATGTAGTTTATGCCGTGCCGACAAGTAGTATCTCTGCTGATAAACATTTAATTGTTGGATTTTATCGATCCGATGATAAAGGCTTAACATGGGAAGAAACTGAAAATCCAGGTGGCGAAAGGAAGCTGGCAAAAAATCAGGGATGGTATGATTTAATTATTGAAGTCGATCCAAATAATGAAGATATTGTTGTCGCAGGTGGCTTATATATCTGGCGAACTCAGGATGGAGGAGATAGCTGGAAAAAACTAACTTCAGGAAAAAGAAGTAACGATGATTATGTTCATGTAGACCAACATGAAATTGTTTTTCATAACTCCGACACAGCGTATTTTGGAAATGATGGAGGAATATGGCGTTCAGATAATTTCACCTCAGATGAACCCACCATATACAATTTGAATAATACTTTTAATGTAACACAGTTTTATGCTGCATCTATTCATCCTGAAGCAGGAAACCTCAAAATTATTGGAGGAACTCAAGATAATGGAAGTTTAATGATTTTAGATGAGGGCATATCAGACTTCAAAGCCATATCGGGAGCCGATGGCAGTTTTTGTGCTATTAATCCGAATAATGGCGATATCATGTACACCACAACGCAGTATAGACGAATGTATCGATATACAGATGGTGGAACAGGAATTCCTGATACCATTACAAATGGTTTTATTACTGATGATAATGTCCAGTTTATCAATCCAATAGAAATTGATCCGGTTGATCCGGAAATTATTTATCAGGCTAGTAAAAGAGGTTTGTGGCGACTTAAAAATGCATCCACTGCGAGTAAAGAAGATTGGAAAAAAGCAAGTTATAACTGGGGAGACTTAACAGCAATTGGAGTATCTCAAAATGTAGCACATCATGTTTTTTTAGGCAGAAAAAGTGGAGGCAAAATTTATAGATTGGATAATGCACATATCAGCGATGAAAATGTCCGACCAGTATGGATAAACCCTGATAATGATTTACCTGATGCTTATTGTTCAAATATTTTTGTTAATCCCAAAGATGCCAATCACTTGATTGTCATTTTTTCCAATTATGGAATTAATAACATTTGGGAATGCAAAGGAGCTTTAACCGATTCAGCCAGCTGGCAGCATCATGATGGAGATTTACCCGATTTGCCTGTGCGCTGGGCTTTGCTTCACCCTGAAATTGAAGGAGCTTGTTACATTGCAACAGAACTGGGCGTTTTTTACACCTTGAAATTAAATGGGAATTCAACTGTTTGGGAACCTATGTACTCAGGAATTCCATTAACGCGAGTTGATATGCTGAAAATGAGACCTTCAGATAATACTGTTGTGGCTGCAACCCATGGTAGAGGATTATATACAGGTGTATTGAAAGACGAAAGCATGTCAGTTATTTGGACAGAAAGAGGACCTCAAAATGTAGGCGGAAGAACCAGAACCATCATGATAGATCCCAATGTAAAATCAAATAAAAAAATATGGGCAGGAAGTGTATCTGGTGGTCTTTTTAAAATCAATAATATCGACTCTATCTATTTCTATATACCTGATGACAAAGAAATTTTTGATTTGAATGTATTAAGCAATCCTATTGGAGAGAATGGCTCCTGGCTGCATATTGAATTAGGAAGTCAGGAATTAATTACGATTAAGTTATACGACATGCATGGTAGAGCTGTTGAAACAATAATTGAAAATAAAAGCTTCATTGGTGCTCATGACTTAAAGTGGATGCCGTCCATTAATCACCGTCCAGGTATTTATTTTCTTTCGATGCAATCCGGAGCGAATTCCAATATGAATAAAGTCATGTTATATTAAACATTATCTGCTTATTATCTCAACATTAGCACAATTATCCATTCTCAATTGGCATTCAAATTTCACAGGATTTTCCACTTTCATTTGTCTTTATTCCTTACATCAAAACTGCTGTAATTCTTAGCAGTCAAAAAACATTTTGCAAATTTTATAATCTAAATATTTGGTTATCTAAAATGTATATTGTATATTGTAATAACATTTGAAAATCAAAAAAACAATGCTATGGAAATGAATTACTTATGTCCGCATTGCAGGGCACAGCTCAAAATCGATAATGAGCTAATTCTCACCATTAAATCTCACAAAACTAAACACAATGGACTTTTAATTTTAGACCCGCAGGTAGGTAATTATTCGCTGCGTTATCACGAAACCATTGATTTTGAGAAAGGGGAGGAATTCGATATTTATTGTCCTATCTGTTTTAAAGAATTGAAAGCAAAAAAGGTAAATCCGAAGCTTCTTTATCTGATTATGCAAAATAAGCAAGGAGAGGAATTTGAAATATATTTTTCAAGAATATTTGGAGAGCATTCAACTTTTGTTTTAAGTCATGATAATATAATTGAAAGGAAAGGAGAAGATGCATCAACTTACTACAATTATTTCTCAGCTAGACTAAAACAAGCTATCAATTCATAACATATTTTGATTTTTTTAGCCCAAATAACATCATAAGGACTTAATAATCTGGTGTTTATTAAGAACAATCAACAATATTCAAAGCTGATTCACACTAATTAGAATATACTTCTATTAAGATTATTTCTAAATTACTTTGAATTTCTTTTAAACATCTCTATATTCGCATAAATAAATAATCCTAAATAATTCATTATGAAAAAACAATTCAGAAATCTATTCGCATTCCTTGCAGTTTTTGCAATGGTTGCATTTACTACTTCTATAATGACATCTTGCGATAATGCAGATGAAGATGCTACTGAAGAAACAATAGAAGACGCTGACGCAGAAGCTGATGTTGAAGCAGTTGCTGAAGAAGAAGCCAAATGTGGTGAAGGTAAATGCGGAGAAGGCAAATGTGGAGAAGGTGATGCTGATGTAGCTCCAGAAGGTGAAGTTACTGAAGAAGCAGAAGCCAAGTGTGGTGAAGGTAAATGTGGAGAAGGCGAATAAAAATTCTTAATCCAGAATAATAAAAACTGAGCTAGTTCTCAGTTTTTTTTTGCTCTCTTCACAGGCTGGATTTAATAATATCAGCTACTCTAAATGAATTTGCATAAATTGTCCATGTATACGTTACACTACCTCCTGTTGGCATAAAGCTGCCATCTGTTACAAATACGTTTTCAGCATCATGTAGCTGACAATTTTTGTTCAAAACCGAAAATTTCGGATTATCTCCAAACCTACACCCTCCTGCCATTAAGTTCGGTGGTGGAGAACCACTGATGCTGGAAGTAATATTCCGAGCACCCATCTCTTTTAAAAGTAACTCACTTTTTTCTGCCAGATATTTTCCAACTTTAATATCATGTTCATGATTTCCAATCCGAACTTTTGCCACTGGCAACCCCCATTTATCCTTCACTTTTGGATCAAGTGATACAAAACAATCATCAGTCGGCAGCCAATCATTGAATACTTCAAACTGCAATTGCTTCATTTCATTAAAACGAAACTCGAGTTTATCTTTCAATTCCTGACCCCATACTAATTTACCCTGATCTCCATACTTAAGTTTATTTGCTTTTCGAATTGGATTAGGATGCTCATGTAAAAAATCTACGGTTCCACCCTTTATCCGGCCTAATTTTGGATCATCAATTACATACCAATCCTGCAAAGCTCTGTTCACAAATGGCCCTCGTGTTTGTAACTCTTTAACCTGTGATTCAGTAAAATCCTTGAAATAAAAATCACCTCTGCCAATTCCTCCTGCCGAAAAGATAAGATTCTTCCCAACTTGTCCTGAATTATTTCCCAAACCATTTTTGTGCTTTGGCCCTACAGACATGAGCAATAGTCTACTCGATTCTATTGCTTGACAAGCTACCACAAACGCTTTCGCATGTACTTTTTGAACAATTCCCTCTTTATCAAAATATTCAAGTTCTGTTACTTTTCCACTAGAATCTGAAACAAGTTTGTAGGCCATTGAGTGAGGTCTGATTTCACAATTTCCTGTTCTAAATGCCACATCCAAGAGTGCAGCACGTGAACTTCCTTTTGCTCCTGAATTACATCCATAACTACCACAAAACACAGAATAATAACAAGCGTTTCGCTGATTATGTGCTTTCGTTAAAATGGCTCTTGGCATAGGGAATGGATGATAACCCAATCTTTTAGACGACTCATCAATCCAATTAGCAAAAGGATGATCTATCATTGAAGGAAATGGAAAGTCTTTGGTTGAGCGTGGCTCCTGTGAAGGATGATTAACTACTTTACCAGAAATCCCAACAATTTCTTCAACCTTAGCAAAATAAGGCTCCATTTCTTCATAGGAAACTGGCCAATCTACCACATTTGCACCTTCAATTGCACCAAATTCAGAAAGCAGCTTGAAATCAACAGGTTTCATCCGATGAAAATAGCCACTCATAAAATTGGAGGAACCTCCTACAATATTCCCATTCCAAAAACTTCCACCTGATATTGCATTTGATTCTGCTTTCCACTTTCCTTTAATAAAATCTTCAATTACGTGAGGTTCATCTTCTAATTTAGGCACATAATGGTCTCTTCTACATGTTCCTATCTCATCTTTAGAAAAATCCTGTTCATTATACCAGCCCCCTTTCTCGATAACAACAACACTTTTACCAGTCATTGCCATTTCATAAGCAATAGGTCCTGCTCCTGCCCCACTTCCAATTATGCAAACATCAAAGTATTTACTCATTGGGCTTGTATTTATTCATTAAACTTGGTCTCGGATTTCCGGGAATATGATGAAGCCATTTCCAGCCTTTTTGATCATCGTTTATTTGATAAATAGGATCACCCAGCATTGCTTCAAAAGTGTATGTCAATAGCAAAGACAAAAACTTCTTTCCCTTTTTAAACGTTTCCATTTCTCGCAATACTTCCTCAATGTTCATATTTTGCAGTTCTCTACACTCTTTATCAAAAAGCCTTTTAGATACATCATCAGCCCATCGAATACCATTCTTTATGGTTTGCTTTTGAGATGATTTTATTGTATTGTCTGTCAAGACAGATTTGATATGAGTTAATGCTGAAATAGAATTGGCTCCAGGAGAATTTTCATTTTCAGGTAACAATAGATTTAATATCCGATTCAAAGTCAATAATTCTTCATCAGAAAGATTATAATTTCCGAGATGAAGTATCCGTTTACAAGCGGAAATTGGCAACTGTATAATAACAGCTAACAAACTGATATAATAAACAAAACGCCTTCTGCTAATACTATGGTTCACCTAAAAAAATTGAATTCAAACTCCCACGAATTTAATTCTTATCAAAGTGATATTTAAGCATTTTAAGTTTTTTCTCTTTATCATATCTCAATTCATTTGTATTTGATAATTTGGCCTAGTATTCAACTACGTTTTAAATCGTTTAAAATATTATAATGAGTCAATTAAAGGTTTGCTCAGGCAATAAAGGAGATGATGTTAAGTCAGATTGTTATGTTGAAATAGAACTTACACAATCAGGAGGACTTCAAATTGAGCTTAAAAGCAAAGTTGATGTGCTATATGGAGATTCAATATTATCTCTAGCCAATTCTGTACTTGCTCATTTTGAGATTGAAAATGCAATCGTATATATTGAAGATAAAGGAGCTCTTGAATTTGTAATAGCAGCTCGATTAGAAGCGGCCATCCAAAAACTTAAAAAGCAGGATAAAGAATATCTACTTGATATAATTGAACCTAATATTTATCAAACTGAAAAAGATCAGATACGCTTTTCAAGATTATACTTGCCAGGCAATACTCCTAAATTATTTATAAATGCCGGAATTCATAAAGCGCATGGAATTATTCTGGATTTGGAAGATTCCGTTGCTCCGGATAAAAAACATGATGCGCGTTATCTGGTAAGAAATGCCTTACGCTCATGCAATTTTTATGGCGTGGAACGAATGGTGCGTATCAACCAGATTCCGACTGGACTTGAAGATCTAGATTTCATTATTCCTCATAATGTAAACCTGATTCTGATTCCAAAAGTGGAAAGTGCAGAACAAATACAACAAGTTGATGAGAGGATAGCTCAAATCAAACAAGAAAAAGGAATTGATTACCCTATTTGGTATATGCCAATTATTGAAAGTGCTTTAGGTGTTATTAAGGCTTATGAAATTGCTACAGCATCAGATAATATTGTTTCGCTTGCTATTGGTCTAGAAGATTATACGGCTGATCTAGGAGCAAAAAGAACCTTGGAAGCAAACGAATCATTTTATGCCAGATCAGTTTTAGTAAATGCAGCAAAAGCAGCAGGTATTCAAGCGATCGACTCTGTATTTTCAGATGTTGATGACATGGAATCATTAAAACAGAATATTCTAAAATCAAAAGGATTAGGATTTGAAGGAATGGGCTGTATCCATCCTAGACAAATTCCTGTGATACATGAATTTTATGCTCCTGATCAGGATGAACTTGAAAAAGCCATGAAAATAGTATTAGCATTTGATGATGCTACTGCAAAAGGTTTAGGAGTGGTTTCTTTAGGTTCAAAAATGATTGATCCTCCTGTGGTAAAAAGAGCTCTCAAATTAATTGAAACAGCAATTTTACTGGGAAAATTAGATAAAAACTGGAAAGAATCTGATAATAGTATTTAAAGAACAACATCATGAAACTCGTTAAAAATGCCATTGGAAGATTAGTTCCAGTCGAAATAAATGGTAAAAAGCAAATTCCTTTTCAGGGAGTTGGAAAGTACAAACCTGAAGGCTTCAAAGCACAACTTCCTATCAGAAGCGTTGCCGATTATCCAGCAGATGGAGATAAACGTCAGCCAAGTTTAAAAGATGCATTAGTTAAATCTGGATTAAAGGATGGAATGGTTATTTCCACGCATCATCATTTCAGGAATGGTGATATCATTGCCAATCAGGTATTTGATATTGCTGCTGAAATGGGTCTCAAAGATTTAGTTTGGGTTCCTTCGGCATCATTCCCTTGCCATGCTCATTTAATCCAATATTTAGAATCAGGTGTTATTCACCATATCGAAGGTAGTATGAATGGTCCTCTGGGTCGATTTACCTCAGAAGGTAAAATGAAGGGTACAGGAATCCTTCGTTCGCATGGAGGACGATATCAGGCTATTCAAGACGGAGATGTTCATATTGATATTGCTGTTATTGCAGCTCCTACTGCTGATCCATTTGGCAATGCCAATGGTGTAAATGGTTCTTCTGCCTGTGGATTGTTGGGTTTTGCTCTTGCAGACTCCCAATATGCCGACAAAGTTATTGTGGTAACTGATAATATGGTTCCATTCCCCTGTATTCCATGGCAAATTCAGGGAAACAATGTCGACTATACAGTGGAAGTTGACCAAGTTGGAATACCTGAAAAAATCGTATCCGGAACAACGGAAATCACAAAAAGTCCTGACCGTCTTTTCTTAGCTGAATTGACCGCAAAGTTTTGTGACAAAGCAGGATTGATTAAAGATGGATTTTCTTTCCAGGCTGGTGCTGGTGGTACAGCTTTATCCATCGGGAACTTTTTTGGAGACATTATGCGTGAGCGAGGCATAAAAGCTCGTTTTGCTCGTGGTGGTTCCAATAAATACCTCGTTCAAATGTTAGAGGAAGGCTTGATAGATTACATCCTTGATGGACAAACCTTTGATTTGGAAGGCGTTCGTTCTATGCGTGAAAATCCAAATCATACAGATACCAGTCCATTCACATCCTATAATTATCATGGAAAAGGAAACTTCAATACCTTAGTAGATATTGTTATTTTGGGAGCAACAGAAGTTGATCTGGATTTTAATGCTAATGTGGTAACTCATTCCGATGGAGTACTTCTTCACGGAATTGGAGGTTGGCAAAATTGTTTATTATCAAAAACTGTTGTTTTGCCTATTCCACTTTTTAGAGATAGAATTCCTGTTATTCGTGATGAAGTGACTACGGTGTGTGGACCAGGTGAATTGATTGATGTGATTGTTACTGAAAGAGGAATTGCTATCAATCCACTGCGAAAAGATTTGATTGAAGCAACAAAAGATTCTGGTTTACCCATAAAAACAATTAAAGAATTGAAAAAAGAAGCTGAAGATATTTGTGGAGTTCCAGCCAAAATTGAGTTTGAGGAAGAAGTTGTGGCAGCCATAAAATGGGTTGATGGAACTATCATTGACGCTGTTAGAAAAATTAAGAAATAAGCAAAGTGCCTTATTTGGAGCTACAAAATATTAGCCTGGGATTTAAAGATCAAACATTGTTTGAAAACTTAAATCTATCCATTAATAAAGGGGAAAAGCTTGTTATTAGTGGACCATCTGGAATTGGAAAATCCAGCTTACTCAAACTTATTTTAGGTTTTATCCCTGAGTTTAAGGGGCAAATAAAATTTAATGATGAAACTATTTCAACCCAAAACATTTGGAAACTCAGGAGAAGCATTGGTTATATTTCTCAGGACAGCGATATAGGAGAAGGAAAAGTAAGTCAATTAATTGAGGATATTTTCGCTTTGAAAGCTAACATCAAGCAGAAACCAAAAGAAAGCAGAATTACGAAACTGTTACATGACTTTAGGTTAGATGAATCTACCCTAAACAAGGATTTTGAAGAATTATCAGGTGGGGAAAAGAAAAGGGTTGTTATTATTATTTCTATTTTATTGGATCGAGATTTTTTCTTTCTGGATGAAATTACAGCTGGTTTAGATGCAGAAGCACAGGAAACTGTTATTGACTATTTTATTCAAAGCACGCACACTGCCATTATAATTAGTCATGACAAGGAATGGTTGAATCGAAATGGAGTAAAAGAGTTTAGATTAAAAAGTAATAAGTGAACTAAAGTTAAAAGTGCCTAGAGTTAAAAAAATGATATACTACAAACTTTAGGCATTTT
Coding sequences:
- a CDS encoding fumarylacetoacetate hydrolase family protein, coding for MKIICVGRNYVKHIEELKNVVLEEPAIFLKPDSALIKGEQVFEMPSFSSNIHHELELVLKIDKKGKNILLEDALNYYSEIALGLDFTARDIQDKLKDKKLSWELSKAFDNAAAIGKFVSLKQLSNPEQIQFHLIKNEDLVQKGKSTEMIFNFDFIISFISRFFTLETGDLIYTGTPAGVGPIASGDILRGYLDNNLNLELKVK
- a CDS encoding M3 family oligoendopeptidase; this encodes MGIKLNSKKRSFLPLTISLENWEDIKSFYEELQQRQINSAEDQHTWLADRSEIDAFVSEDIAWRYIKFTCNTLDEDIKKRYDYFINEIQPHLAPISDQLNRKFIDFYNVESAPSEAYQILYRSIKNSIELFREKNIPLYTTIANEGQKYARITSKMMIEHEGAELTLQQAAAFLENPDREIRKQVFDKVVDARLKDAAEIDELYSTLVKLRQEVAENASFSNFRDYKFIDLDRFDYSIEDNLEFHNSIRDEIVPLIKLIQERRLNLMDVKELRPYDNDAPIPGELRITAFEQVDELVDKTITGFNNLGFNLGEYIGIMKSNGFLDLDSRKGKAPGGYNYPLAETGIPFIFMNATGRQRDLVTMMHEGGHAIHSFVSRDLELTYFKHTPSEVAELASMSMELISMDQWKVFYKDEKEFKQAVHKHLEDILMVLPWVAIIDKFQHWVYTHPTHSITERDEEWMSILKEFGTGIVNYDGYEEYLKKSWQKQLHLFEIPFYYIEYAIAQLGAIAVWKNYKQNKEQGLNSYMEALKLGYTKSIPEIYKTAGINFSFSKSHLKELANFVKEEIKKYE
- a CDS encoding DUF5606 domain-containing protein, encoding MDLKDFIAIKGKSELFRVINKSPKGIIVETLNEKRTKFKVQPNLHVLVLNDITIFSTDNSDIFLLDVYLKFFEKGGLKLELNQKSEPEAIYSFFREHVPNHDQEKVYISDMKKMLRWYHIICEFYPDVIENLKKEEEENIEEGKDASAEAKKEPTKKTGAKKATSVKKATPKAPSVKKPVVRKAAK
- a CDS encoding T9SS type A sorting domain-containing protein — encoded protein: MLSRRIIRLIPILLFTSIILVTLINVFISHSSEELSEEMESPSFPQLAFEQEFDKIKNPITGEVPGDAIYKAYQSLNYQGKISKSYIQAKNLYVKGWKPFNDYLSNLCITKMTYDPRNTKVFYFCTGEGWFNADAGRGAGVWKSTDGGDSWIQLPSTTTNAFHYCQDIVVHPFTSHVYVSTRNGGLQRSVDGGNSWQQVLGSSSGSKSNRAADIELTKEGGVFVSMGIFEKDGIYYSETGDSGSFESRMVGFPTAVYRIELATAPSNDDVVYAVPTSSISADKHLIVGFYRSDDKGLTWEETENPGGERKLAKNQGWYDLIIEVDPNNEDIVVAGGLYIWRTQDGGDSWKKLTSGKRSNDDYVHVDQHEIVFHNSDTAYFGNDGGIWRSDNFTSDEPTIYNLNNTFNVTQFYAASIHPEAGNLKIIGGTQDNGSLMILDEGISDFKAISGADGSFCAINPNNGDIMYTTTQYRRMYRYTDGGTGIPDTITNGFITDDNVQFINPIEIDPVDPEIIYQASKRGLWRLKNASTASKEDWKKASYNWGDLTAIGVSQNVAHHVFLGRKSGGKIYRLDNAHISDENVRPVWINPDNDLPDAYCSNIFVNPKDANHLIVIFSNYGINNIWECKGALTDSASWQHHDGDLPDLPVRWALLHPEIEGACYIATELGVFYTLKLNGNSTVWEPMYSGIPLTRVDMLKMRPSDNTVVAATHGRGLYTGVLKDESMSVIWTERGPQNVGGRTRTIMIDPNVKSNKKIWAGSVSGGLFKINNIDSIYFYIPDDKEIFDLNVLSNPIGENGSWLHIELGSQELITIKLYDMHGRAVETIIENKSFIGAHDLKWMPSINHRPGIYFLSMQSGANSNMNKVMLY